The stretch of DNA GCCATCTCAAGCAAATCGGACAGGCCGGTGTCAAAGCCAACAGGCAAAGCGCCTGCCCGTGAAATTTTCAAACCGTTATGATTGGCCGGATTGTGTGAGGCTGTAATCATTACCGAAGCCTGATAATTTAGTTTGGCAGTGGCCCAATAAATCATGGGGGTTGTGCAAGGACCGGCTACATTTACATCTGCCCCGGCATCAGTAATTCCCTTGCATAAATATTCAAGTATTTCGGGCGATGAAACCCTGACATCGTGGCCAATTAACACCGTTTCAGCCTGAAGAAGCCCGGGGAGGAAGTAGCCGATTTTATATACATCTTGACCGTTGAAGTCCTGATTGTAAATTCCACGAATGTCGTAGGCTTTAAATGCTTTTCTCATAATTCAGATTAAAATTTCAGATTTAAGCCGGTTTTGACCAATCAGATAAACTTTATCGGAAATACTGATTGTTGAAGAATTGACATTTACAATGCTTCAGATGTTGTTTCCGAAAGAGTGTCTGTTTGCTTTGTCCGGCAATTATTTATAGATGTTTCTTCTGTTAAGTGCCTGTTGATATTTGAATGCATTCAGATTATGCTGCTCAAGTGTCCGGGCAAAGTTATGATAACCTGAGAAATCTTCGCGGGCACAGAAAAACATAAAATTATGCTGTTCGCGGTTAAGAACGGCATCAATAGACGAAACCGAGGGTAAACAAATGGGGCCTGGAGGAAGACCTTTGTATTTGTAAGTGTTATAAGGTGAATCAATCTGCTTGTGTATGTTGAGTACACGCCGCATTTCAAAGTTTCCGTGGGCAAAAACCAAGGTAGGGTCTGCTTCCAGCAGCCAGCCTTTTTCAAGCCTGTTCAAATACACACCAGCCACCCGGGGTCTTTCGTCGTTTTTATTGGTTTCTTTTTCTACAATCGAAGCCAGGGTGATAACTTCGTGTTTGTTTAAATGAAGGTAGGCAAGCTTTTTGGTACGATCACTGTTCCAGAATTTATCTGCCTCAGATTTCATGCGGTTGATAAAGCTTCTGGCATTGGTGTTCCAATAAAATTCATAAGTATTGGGGATAATGATAGTATAAAGACTGTTGCGCGTAACCCCAAGCGAGTCAAGATAACTACTGTCGTTCAGTAAGTTAATAATGGAAAGCGAATCTGCTTCAATTTGTCCTGAAATACGTCCGGCAAGTTGATCGGGCGTTCTTATATTATTAAAAATTACTTTCACAGGCGCTTGTTTTCCTGATCGGAGAAGGTTCACCAGCTCGAGGCTACCCATGTCAGGTGTAAGTTTGTAACGGCCCGGCTTTATCATTTTATCATATTTCTTCAGGCCGGCAATCCATTCAAAGGATTTTCGGTGGATAATCATCCCATGAAGGTACAGCTCCTTTTTTACATCATCAAAGTTACTGCCGGTAGGAATGGTAAGATAGCTTTCTTCGGCGCCGGCAGTGTATACATTGGGCTCAAAAGCTGCTTTATAACCCAGCCAGACTACAGGTGTCATAAGAATAATAATCACCAGCACTGCCCATAAAAAAAATCGGCGGTACTTGTTTCCGGATTTTCTTTTGCCGGAATACTTCGTATGGTAGTATCCTCGCATAGCGCTTATGCTTTTATGAGTTGCATTGTAATTTCATCAATCCACCCGTTACGGGTCCATGTCCACTCTTTACGGATGGCAGTTTGTTTAAAACCTGCCTTAGTAAAAAGATGAATACTCGGAGGGTTGTCTGTTGAAATCTGGCAATACAACTGATGAAGATTTAGTGTGTTAAAGCTATATTGAATAAGCAATTGCAGTGCTTCTGCCGCAAAGCCTTTGCGGCGATCTTTTTTTTGAACAATGATACCAACGGCAGCTCGTCTGTGAAGCGGATCAAAATCAAACATGTCAATTGCACCAACAGGTTTGTCAGGTGTTTTTACAGGTGAAATCATCAATCTTAACTGTTTGTCAGCAAAAATGTCATGATGCGCGTTCAGTACATATTGTTCAATGGCAAATCTGGAATAAGGCGAAATTGTATGGCTCATTCTCCAGTCGGCCATGTCATTTTCCCATGCAAATAATGCATCTATATCTTCAGGCTCCGGTGCTCGCAGGCTAATCAGTTTTCCGGTCATTTCTCAGTGGGGTTTGCTGTTTGTCTTTATCGCATTTTAATTTAAAAGGTAATACTTTATTCGCATTCAGCAATATAGACCTCGCCGCGGTACGCCATAACTGCCGGCCCTGAAAGCCGGATATTGGTAAAATAACGGCCATTTGTTTCACTGGTAACTTTTAAACTTCCTCCCGCCGTTTCAATTTTCCATTCATTTTTACCCTTCAGTAACGATGCAATCAGAGCGCAGGCTGTTACGCCTGTGCCACATGATAGTGTTTCATCTTCAACTCCCCGCTCATAAGTTCTCACTTGTATTGAATCGTTTTCAATACACATCCAGTTGACATTGATGCCTTCTGACTTATACTTGTCAGAATATCTGATTTTGCGTCCTTCGGCTACTGTGTCAATTATTTCGATATTTTCAACAATATTAACCAAATGTTGTGTTCCTGTATTGATTTCTGTGCCTGAAGGGCTGACTTCCGGAATAAGTGTATCGCCCATGCTTATTTCAACAGTCCAACTTTCCCCGTTTACCTGCTCCACACAGGCTGTATGAAAGCCGTCGCCAGCCAGAAACCGGACTTTAGAGCCTGTCAGTCCGTTCATATAACTGAAAGCCACTGCGCATCTGGCGCCGTTGCCACACATTTTTGCCAGGCTGCCATCAGCATTGTAGTAAGTCATTTCAAAATCAGTTTCGGGGTGTGTATTGACAATGATAAGGCCATCAGCTCCAATTCCAAATCTTCTGTGACAAAGTGATGCAATGGTGTGTGGGCTTAAGCTTGATTTTAAGTGTCTGCCATCCAGCATGATAAAATCATTGCCTGTGCCATGAAACTTGTGAAATGTTGTCATAGTATTCCGGTTGTTGACAATTTGGCAGATATTGTCTGCAGGGACAAAGTTACAACTTTCAATTTGTAATGTTGTAAGGATATATCAAGATATTGTAATCTGCATAACTTTATAAGAGCAGAACATTAAAAGCCAGGTTGAGTGCAAGCATGCATTTCGTAAAGTTTTCTATTTCAGACTTTTGTTTCAGTTGAACATTCGGCTTGCAACAATCAAAAATGTAAGGCTTGCTGCTGCTATAAAACCGGAGGGTAGTGAATTTAATGGCAAAGTACTTAACAATTTTTAACAGGGGGGCATGTAACATTGGTATTTGAATTGCGTTTAAATCCATACCAACATTTGGTTTACACCTTGATGAAAAAAAAGATTAAATGAGGTGTTGATTACTGACCTTTTGTTTTTCTAAAAAACTAAAAAACTATGAAAAAGATTGCAGGAAGTTTGTTAATTGCCATTGCAGGTGGAATTATTGCTCTTGGAGCTTATGGCCTTATCAGCAACAAACAGAATCGCAAAAACAGCATTTCAACTACACAACAAACTCCGGCATACCTTGCCAGCATGCCCGGGGCAGGTGGGCCAATGGTGCTGCCCGATTTTACAGTTGCAGCAAATAATACCATTCACGCAGTTGTGCATATCAAGACTGAATATCAGCGCAAAAGCAGTGTTTATGATTATTTCTTTGATTTCAGGGACTTTTTTGGCGACAGGGGGCAGCAGGGAGGTCCTGCTCCAATTGTGGCAACAGGCTCTGGGGTAATTATTAGTCCTGATGGATATATAGTGACCAATAATCATGTAGTTGCTGAATCAGACAAAGTGGAAGTTACCCTGAATGATAAGCGCACTTATGAAGCAACCATTGTAGGAACCGATCCTTCAACAGATTTGGCTGTAGTGAAAATTGATGCCAAAGATTTGCCTTACTGCGTTTACGGCAATTCTGATGAACTGCAGATTGGCGAATGGGTACTGGCTGTAGGTAATCCTTTTAATCTTACCTCAACAGTTACAGCGGGTATTGTGAGTGCCAAGGCAAGGAATATCAATATTTTGGGCTCGCCGGATGGTTCTTCAATTGAGTCGTTTATTCAGACTGATGCAGCCGTAAATCGCGGCAATAGCGGCGGAGCTCTTGTAAATACGAGAGGAGAACTTGTTGGAATAAATGCTGCAATAGCCTCCGGTACTGGTTATTATGCCGGCTACTCTTTTGCTATCCCTGTAAATATTGTGAGGAAGGTAGTGGGCGATTTGGTTGATTTTGGTACGGTGCAGCGTGGTTTTATGGGCGTTAGTATTCGCGAACTGGATAGCAAACTGGCTTCCGAAGAGGGAATAGATGATATTAAAGGTGTTTATATTGCTGATGTTACTGATAATGGAGCAGCCAAAGATGCAGGTATTCGCGCCGGAGATATTATTTTAAACGTTGAAGGTGTGGCCGTTAATTCAACTTCTGAGTTACTTGAATTGGTTGGTCAGCATAAACCCGGCGATAAAATTAATGTAGCTGTTAGCCGGGATGGTAAAGACATGGACTTCAAGGTTACACTCAAAAACCGGGATGGCAATCTTAGTCTTGTAAAACGCGAAGATGTTGATGTGCAATCATTACTGGGTGCGAATCTGACTCCGGTTTCCGATGATTTAAAATCAGATCTGGACCTGGATTATGGAGTACAGGTAAATTCAATCAGAGAAGGTAAACTTCGGAATGCAGGTGTACGTCAGGGATTTATTATCACTCAAATAGATGGCAAACCCGTAAAAAGTGTGAAAGACCTGGGCAATGCCATTGAAAGTAAGAAAAAGGGCGGCATTCTGATAGAGGGAATTTACCCGAACAGAACCCGCGCTTATTATGGGTTTGGAATATAAAACTCAGATCCATAAATGATTAAAGGGGGGCGCTTCTTTAAGTTGCTCCCCTCTGTTGCATTATTAAAGGGTCAATTTCAGCCAGGAGAACTGAACTTTAGCGATGCTGTGTTGTTAATAATCAGAATAGGGTAGAGTTTTGCTCTTTTACCTTTCACCATTAAACTACTGAGCCATGAGACAGTTAAAAATAACAAAATCCATAACCAACCGCGAAACTGCATCGCTTGATAAATACTTGCAGGATATTGGAAAAGAAGAGCTTATCAGTGCCGAAGAAGAGGTGCTGCTGGCTCAACGTATTCGTCAAGGAGATCAACAGGCGCTCGAAAAACTTTGTAAAGCCAACCTCCGTTTTGTGGTTTCTGTGGCAAAACAATATCAAAACCAGGGATTAAGCCTTCCTGATTTAATCAATGAAGGTAATCTTGGTTTAATCAAAGCAGCTCAACGGTTTGATGAAACCCGCGGGTTTAAGTTCATCTCCTACGCTGTTTGGTGGATAAGGCAAAGTATTCTGCAGGCCCTTGCCGAACAGTCGCGTATTGTTCGTTTGCCGTTGAACCAGGTGGGCTCTCTGAACAAAATAAAGAAAGAGTCTTCCAGATTGGAGCAAAAATTTGAGAGACCGCCTTCTCCCGAGGAAATTGCGGAAGCGCTTGAGATTCCCGGGTATAAAATTGATGCTGCATTGAAAATATCAACACGATACATTTCAATGGATGCACCTTTGTCAGAAGACGATGATATGAAATTTATCGATATCTTTATTGATGAAGATACCCCGGTAACTGATGCAGGCCTTATGCGTGAGTCACTCGCCCGTGAAATTCAACGTTCTTTGGCTACTTTAACCGAGAAAGAACGCGATGTCGTTAACCTGTATTATGGTATTGGGATGAATCATGGTTTAACCCTGGAAGAAATTGGCGCAAAATTTGACCTGACGCGCGAAAGAGTTCGTCAAATCAAAGAAAAAGCCATTCGCCGGTTAAAACATACTTCAAGAAGCAAACTGTTAAAGTCATATTTGGGTCAATAATTTTGCTAATTATTTGGTCAACAGTGCTTTCTGTATTTAATAGAAAGCACTGTTGTTTTTTATTACTTTTGTGGGCGATTTTTTTTAGAAATTAGTTGAAAATTTTTTTACTTCTTTTCTGAAATCGGGGATTACTTTTCAATGTTTTTCTGATAAAGCAATAGAATTACTTTATTTTGATTAATGTTATGAAACCTTCCTCTGAAAACCTTGTAACGACTATGGGCAGCGACGAAAAGCTTATAAAAGTATTAATAGCAGAGGATAATGTTCTGAATCAGAAGATTATCGAGATTTTAATTAAAAGAATGGGATGGGACTATAAACTTGTTGCCGACGGAGTTGAAGCAGTTTCAGAGTGTTTTAAAGATAGTTATGATGTAATTCTGATGGATATTGATATGCCCCAGATGAATGGTTGGGAAGCTACTATTGAAATCAGACGGAAAAAAATGAATATTCCAATTATCGCCCTTACTGCCTATTCAGAAGAGTCGTTCAGAAAGAAAAGTTTCGAAGCTGGCATGGATTATTTTCTTTCCAAGCCTTATAACAAAGAGGAAATTTACGAAACGATTAAGAAATGTGTAAAAGTCAGCTGATCTGCTGGCTTTTAATTTTTCCATCACTTTATTTATATTTTTTTTTCAAAAGCTGCTGTCTTATTGGCCGGAGGTTTGTATTTTTGTGGCCATGCTTTTTTGTTCATTCTTTTTTTTCTGCGAATGAACTTGTTTATTAAGCTATGAGATATACTTGGTTTGTCTCATTCTCCGGCACTTGTTGCACGAATAAGCATGGTACTGGTAACTTTTATTGAATAAACCTTCCATCCTCCTCTGGTATAGGAAAGGGGATAGTTGTTTTTTTATTTAACAGGGTCGATTTTTAAAATTGCATTGATACATAATATTTAAACAATGGCATCAACAAAATATGTATTTGTTACAGGAGGTGTTGCATCATCACTTGGCAAAGGAATTATTTCGGCCTCGCTGGCCAAATTGCTTCAGGCAAGAGGGCTCTCTGTAACCATCCAGAAACTAGACCCTTATATTAACATCGATCCGGGAACGCTTAATCCTTACGAACACGGGGAATGTTTTGTAACAGAAGACGGCGCTGAAACCGATCTTGATCTGGGACATTACGAACGATACCTGAACGTTCCGACTTCTCAGGCCAATAATGTTACCACTGGGCGTATTTACCAATCGGTGATTGATAAGGAACGCAGAGGCGATTATCTTGGCGAAACCGTTCAGGTTATCCCGCATATTACTGATGAGATTAAACGCCGTATCAAGCTCCTTGGCAATGAAGGTAAGTATGATTTTGTAATTACTGAAATAGGTGGAACTGTAGGCGATATTGAGTCATTGCCTTACATTGAGGCTGTGCGACAAATGAGATGGGAAATCGGGACTGATTGTGTAGTTGTTCATCTGACACTGGTCCCATTTTTGTCAGCTGCCGGAGAGTTAAAAACCAAACCTACCCAGCATTCAGTAAAAACTTTGCTTGAGCAGGGAGTTCAGCCCGATATTATTGTGTGTCGCACTGAAAAACATCTGAATGAAAACCTGCGCAATAAAATCGCCCTCTTTTGTAATGTAAACCCAACGGCAGTAATTGAATCTATTGACGCCGACAGCATATATGATGTTCCTTTGCTCATGCTTGAAGAAAAGCTTGATGTTGAGGTGCTCGAAAAAACCCGGGTGGCGGTGGGCAATCCTCCTGACCTTCAAAAGTGGGAGGAGTTTTTGTATCGGTTAAAGCATCCCCGCAAGGAAGTTTCTATTGCCCTTATTGGTAAATATGTTGAGTTAAAAGATGCTTATAAGTCTATAAATGAGGCTTTTGTTCACGCCGGTGCTACAAACCAGTGCAAGGTGAAAGTTACTCCTGTTCATTCTGAATCTATCAACCCTGAAACAGCCAGTGAAATCCTGAAAGGATTTGATGGTTTGCTTGTTGCTCCGGGATTTGGTAACCGTGGAATTGAAGGGAAGATTGAAGCCATCAGATTTGCCCGCGAAAACAAAATTCCATTCCTTGGTATATGTTTGGGAATGCAGTGTGCCGTCATTGAGTTCGGACGGAATGTTCTTGGATTCAAAGATGCACACTCAACCGAAATGGCGCCTGAAACCACTCATCCTGTTATTGATATTATGGCAGATCAGAAATCAATCTGCAATAAAGGCGGCACCATGAGACTGGGCGCATATCCATGCCATATATCAGAAAATACCAAGGCATTTGAAGTGTACGGGCAGGAAAACATCACTGA from Lentimicrobiaceae bacterium encodes:
- the mltG gene encoding endolytic transglycosylase MltG, which encodes MRGYYHTKYSGKRKSGNKYRRFFLWAVLVIIILMTPVVWLGYKAAFEPNVYTAGAEESYLTIPTGSNFDDVKKELYLHGMIIHRKSFEWIAGLKKYDKMIKPGRYKLTPDMGSLELVNLLRSGKQAPVKVIFNNIRTPDQLAGRISGQIEADSLSIINLLNDSSYLDSLGVTRNSLYTIIIPNTYEFYWNTNARSFINRMKSEADKFWNSDRTKKLAYLHLNKHEVITLASIVEKETNKNDERPRVAGVYLNRLEKGWLLEADPTLVFAHGNFEMRRVLNIHKQIDSPYNTYKYKGLPPGPICLPSVSSIDAVLNREQHNFMFFCAREDFSGYHNFARTLEQHNLNAFKYQQALNRRNIYK
- a CDS encoding GNAT family N-acetyltransferase, with protein sequence MTGKLISLRAPEPEDIDALFAWENDMADWRMSHTISPYSRFAIEQYVLNAHHDIFADKQLRLMISPVKTPDKPVGAIDMFDFDPLHRRAAVGIIVQKKDRRKGFAAEALQLLIQYSFNTLNLHQLYCQISTDNPPSIHLFTKAGFKQTAIRKEWTWTRNGWIDEITMQLIKA
- a CDS encoding diaminopimelate epimerase, which codes for MTTFHKFHGTGNDFIMLDGRHLKSSLSPHTIASLCHRRFGIGADGLIIVNTHPETDFEMTYYNADGSLAKMCGNGARCAVAFSYMNGLTGSKVRFLAGDGFHTACVEQVNGESWTVEISMGDTLIPEVSPSGTEINTGTQHLVNIVENIEIIDTVAEGRKIRYSDKYKSEGINVNWMCIENDSIQVRTYERGVEDETLSCGTGVTACALIASLLKGKNEWKIETAGGSLKVTSETNGRYFTNIRLSGPAVMAYRGEVYIAECE
- a CDS encoding Do family serine endopeptidase produces the protein MKKIAGSLLIAIAGGIIALGAYGLISNKQNRKNSISTTQQTPAYLASMPGAGGPMVLPDFTVAANNTIHAVVHIKTEYQRKSSVYDYFFDFRDFFGDRGQQGGPAPIVATGSGVIISPDGYIVTNNHVVAESDKVEVTLNDKRTYEATIVGTDPSTDLAVVKIDAKDLPYCVYGNSDELQIGEWVLAVGNPFNLTSTVTAGIVSAKARNINILGSPDGSSIESFIQTDAAVNRGNSGGALVNTRGELVGINAAIASGTGYYAGYSFAIPVNIVRKVVGDLVDFGTVQRGFMGVSIRELDSKLASEEGIDDIKGVYIADVTDNGAAKDAGIRAGDIILNVEGVAVNSTSELLELVGQHKPGDKINVAVSRDGKDMDFKVTLKNRDGNLSLVKREDVDVQSLLGANLTPVSDDLKSDLDLDYGVQVNSIREGKLRNAGVRQGFIITQIDGKPVKSVKDLGNAIESKKKGGILIEGIYPNRTRAYYGFGI
- a CDS encoding RNA polymerase sigma factor RpoD/SigA encodes the protein MRQLKITKSITNRETASLDKYLQDIGKEELISAEEEVLLAQRIRQGDQQALEKLCKANLRFVVSVAKQYQNQGLSLPDLINEGNLGLIKAAQRFDETRGFKFISYAVWWIRQSILQALAEQSRIVRLPLNQVGSLNKIKKESSRLEQKFERPPSPEEIAEALEIPGYKIDAALKISTRYISMDAPLSEDDDMKFIDIFIDEDTPVTDAGLMRESLAREIQRSLATLTEKERDVVNLYYGIGMNHGLTLEEIGAKFDLTRERVRQIKEKAIRRLKHTSRSKLLKSYLGQ
- a CDS encoding response regulator, with the translated sequence MKPSSENLVTTMGSDEKLIKVLIAEDNVLNQKIIEILIKRMGWDYKLVADGVEAVSECFKDSYDVILMDIDMPQMNGWEATIEIRRKKMNIPIIALTAYSEESFRKKSFEAGMDYFLSKPYNKEEIYETIKKCVKVS
- a CDS encoding CTP synthase codes for the protein MASTKYVFVTGGVASSLGKGIISASLAKLLQARGLSVTIQKLDPYINIDPGTLNPYEHGECFVTEDGAETDLDLGHYERYLNVPTSQANNVTTGRIYQSVIDKERRGDYLGETVQVIPHITDEIKRRIKLLGNEGKYDFVITEIGGTVGDIESLPYIEAVRQMRWEIGTDCVVVHLTLVPFLSAAGELKTKPTQHSVKTLLEQGVQPDIIVCRTEKHLNENLRNKIALFCNVNPTAVIESIDADSIYDVPLLMLEEKLDVEVLEKTRVAVGNPPDLQKWEEFLYRLKHPRKEVSIALIGKYVELKDAYKSINEAFVHAGATNQCKVKVTPVHSESINPETASEILKGFDGLLVAPGFGNRGIEGKIEAIRFARENKIPFLGICLGMQCAVIEFGRNVLGFKDAHSTEMAPETTHPVIDIMADQKSICNKGGTMRLGAYPCHISENTKAFEVYGQENITERHRHRYEFNNTYLEQYRNAGMVTSGINLKDNLVEIVELPDHPWFVGIQFHPEYRSTVANPHPLFVHFVKAAIRFREK